One part of the Lapillicoccus jejuensis genome encodes these proteins:
- the xdhB gene encoding xanthine dehydrogenase molybdopterin binding subunit, translating into MSALSQRPAGGVVGQPLPHESAALHVTGHALYTDDLVGRTKDVLHAHPVGSPHAHARVVSLDATPALAVPGVVRVLTADDVPGVNDAGVKHDEPLFPSEAMFVGHGVAWVLAETAEAARLGALAVEVTWEPLPSLVSIHDAIAAGSFQGGQPRLLRGDVEAALEGAAHVFSGETEMAGQEHFYLETHASLALVDEAGQVFVQCSTQHPTETQDIVAHVLGVPSHAVTVQCLRMGGGFGGKEMQPHGFAAVAALGATLTGRPVRLRLSRQLDMTMTGKRHGFHAQWRVGFDDDGRLLALDATLTSDGGWSLDLSEPVLARALCHVDNAYWIPHVRVNGRVAQTHKTSQTAFRGFGGPQGMLVVEDVLGRCAPLLGVDADELRRRNFYGPGQSTPYGQPVRHPERLQRVWGAVLTNADVARRRAEVDAFNAAHERTKRAIALTPVKFGISFNLTAFNQAGALVHVYKDGSVLVTHGGTEMGQGLHTKMLQVAATALGVPLSRVRLAPTRTDKVPNTSATAASSGADLNGGAVKDACEQVRDRLDTVAAGLLGTTAADVRVEGGVFRRLDGLQEVSWEEVIRVAYSQRVQLWAAGFHRTEGLHWDSTRMQGEPFKYFAYGAAAAEVQVDGLTGAYRLRRVDVVHDVGDSLSPLVDLGQVEGGFVQGAGWLTLEDLRWDEGDGPTRGRLTTQAASTYKLPSLSEMPEDFRVTLLEDAHEDGVVYGSKAVGEPPLMLAFCVREALRRACAAFGPAGTSIALASPATPEAVWWALEAARAAGRDAGHVTEGAAPAPDQPAPDAPALHPRTEADAREQTPVHP; encoded by the coding sequence GTGAGCGCCCTCTCCCAGCGCCCCGCCGGCGGCGTCGTCGGGCAGCCGCTCCCCCACGAGTCGGCCGCGCTGCACGTCACCGGTCACGCGCTCTACACCGACGACCTCGTCGGTCGCACCAAGGACGTCCTGCACGCCCACCCGGTCGGCTCACCGCACGCCCACGCGCGCGTGGTCTCCCTCGACGCCACCCCGGCCCTCGCGGTCCCCGGGGTCGTGCGGGTCCTCACCGCCGACGACGTCCCGGGCGTCAACGACGCCGGGGTCAAGCACGACGAGCCGCTCTTCCCCAGCGAGGCGATGTTCGTCGGGCACGGCGTGGCCTGGGTGCTCGCCGAGACCGCCGAGGCCGCCCGGCTCGGGGCGCTCGCCGTCGAGGTGACGTGGGAGCCGCTGCCCAGCCTCGTCTCGATCCACGACGCCATCGCCGCGGGCAGCTTCCAGGGCGGGCAGCCACGGCTCCTGCGCGGTGACGTCGAGGCCGCCCTCGAGGGCGCCGCCCACGTCTTCTCCGGCGAGACCGAGATGGCGGGCCAGGAGCACTTCTACCTCGAGACGCACGCGTCGCTGGCCCTCGTCGACGAGGCCGGCCAGGTCTTCGTCCAGTGCTCGACGCAGCACCCGACCGAGACCCAGGACATCGTCGCCCACGTCCTCGGCGTCCCCAGCCACGCCGTCACCGTCCAGTGCCTGCGGATGGGAGGAGGGTTCGGCGGCAAGGAGATGCAGCCCCACGGGTTCGCCGCCGTCGCCGCCCTCGGCGCCACCCTCACCGGCCGTCCGGTCCGGCTGCGCCTCTCCCGCCAGCTGGACATGACGATGACCGGGAAGCGACACGGCTTCCACGCCCAGTGGCGCGTCGGGTTCGACGACGACGGCCGGCTGCTCGCCCTCGACGCCACCCTCACCAGCGACGGCGGCTGGAGCCTGGACCTGTCCGAGCCGGTGCTGGCCCGAGCCCTGTGCCACGTCGACAACGCCTACTGGATCCCGCACGTGCGGGTCAACGGCCGGGTCGCGCAGACCCACAAGACCTCGCAGACGGCGTTCCGCGGGTTCGGCGGCCCACAGGGGATGCTCGTCGTCGAGGACGTCCTCGGCCGCTGCGCCCCGCTGCTCGGCGTCGACGCCGACGAGCTGCGCCGGAGGAACTTCTACGGGCCCGGCCAGAGCACGCCGTACGGGCAGCCGGTGCGGCACCCCGAGCGGCTGCAGCGGGTGTGGGGCGCGGTGCTGACGAACGCCGACGTGGCCCGCCGCCGCGCCGAGGTCGACGCCTTCAACGCGGCCCACGAGCGGACCAAGCGGGCCATCGCCCTCACCCCGGTGAAGTTCGGGATCTCCTTCAACCTCACCGCCTTCAACCAGGCCGGCGCGCTCGTGCACGTCTACAAGGACGGGTCGGTGCTCGTCACCCACGGCGGCACCGAGATGGGCCAGGGTCTGCACACGAAGATGCTCCAGGTCGCGGCGACCGCGCTCGGCGTCCCCCTGAGCAGGGTCCGCCTCGCGCCCACCCGCACCGACAAGGTCCCCAACACCAGCGCCACCGCGGCGAGCTCGGGGGCCGACCTCAACGGAGGCGCCGTCAAGGACGCGTGCGAGCAGGTGCGCGATCGGCTCGACACCGTCGCCGCCGGGCTGCTCGGCACGACCGCGGCCGACGTCCGCGTCGAGGGCGGCGTCTTCCGTCGGCTCGACGGGTTGCAGGAGGTGTCCTGGGAAGAGGTCATCCGGGTCGCCTACAGTCAGCGGGTCCAGCTGTGGGCGGCCGGTTTCCATCGCACCGAGGGCCTGCACTGGGACTCGACGCGGATGCAGGGCGAGCCGTTCAAGTACTTCGCGTACGGCGCCGCCGCCGCCGAGGTCCAGGTCGACGGCCTCACCGGCGCCTACCGGCTGCGGCGCGTCGACGTCGTCCACGACGTCGGCGACAGCCTGTCGCCGCTGGTCGACCTCGGCCAGGTCGAGGGCGGGTTCGTCCAGGGCGCGGGCTGGCTGACGCTGGAGGACCTGCGCTGGGACGAGGGCGACGGCCCGACCCGCGGCCGGCTGACGACGCAGGCGGCCAGCACCTACAAGCTGCCGAGCCTGTCGGAGATGCCGGAGGACTTCCGGGTCACGCTGCTCGAGGACGCCCACGAGGACGGGGTCGTCTACGGCAGCAAGGCCGTCGGCGAGCCGCCGCTCATGCTCGCCTTCTGCGTGCGCGAGGCGCTGCGTCGCGCCTGTGCCGCCTTCGGACCGGCGGGCACGAGCATCGCCCTCGCCTCCCCCGCGACCCCCGAGGCGGTGTGGTGGGCCCTCGAGGCGGCCCGCGCCGCCGGCCGCGACGCCGGCCACGTCACCGAGGGCGCCGCCCCCGCCCCCGACCAGCCCGCGCCCGACGCGCCGGCCCTGCACCCACGCACCGAGGCCGACGCCCGCGAGCAGACCCCGGTGCACCCGTGA
- a CDS encoding DeoR/GlpR family DNA-binding transcription regulator produces MILRERQNRIVSALRAGGAASVRELAQALDVSESTIRRDLELLDRNGELVRTYGGAVLTPRATVEPHGGSDVEGAFADHVDAGPKQRVAAAAAGLVHDGMVVVLDIGTTTPYVARLLHGRDVTVVTSNLAVFDELRDDEAVRLVLLGGVVRRNYRTLVGSLAELGLSQISADLVLLSCTGVRANGHVVDNMAVEAPIKQSMIAASDKVVLLATGSKFPGTGALRICSLGDVDTLVTESGAPDDTLQRCRSAGGEVILV; encoded by the coding sequence GTGATCCTGCGGGAGCGGCAGAACCGCATCGTCTCGGCCCTGCGGGCCGGGGGCGCCGCCTCGGTGCGCGAGCTGGCCCAGGCCCTCGACGTCAGCGAGTCGACGATCCGCCGCGACCTCGAGCTGCTCGACCGCAACGGCGAGCTCGTGCGCACGTACGGCGGCGCCGTCCTCACCCCGCGCGCGACGGTCGAGCCGCACGGCGGCAGCGACGTCGAGGGCGCGTTCGCCGACCATGTCGACGCCGGCCCGAAGCAACGGGTCGCGGCGGCCGCCGCCGGTCTCGTGCACGACGGGATGGTCGTCGTGCTCGACATCGGGACGACGACGCCGTACGTCGCCCGGCTGCTGCACGGCCGCGACGTCACCGTCGTCACCTCCAACCTCGCCGTCTTCGACGAGCTGCGCGACGACGAGGCGGTGCGCCTGGTCCTGCTCGGCGGCGTCGTGCGCCGCAACTACCGCACCCTGGTCGGCTCGCTCGCCGAGCTCGGCCTCAGCCAGATCAGCGCCGACCTGGTCCTCCTGTCCTGCACGGGGGTCCGCGCCAACGGGCACGTCGTCGACAACATGGCCGTCGAGGCGCCGATCAAGCAGTCGATGATCGCCGCGAGCGACAAGGTCGTCTTGCTCGCGACAGGAAGCAAGTTCCCGGGAACAGGTGCCTTGCGCATCTGCTCGCTGGGCGACGTCGACACCCTCGTCACCGAGTCGGGCGCGCCCGACGACACCCTGCAACGATGCCGGTCCGCCGGCGGAGAGGTCATCCTCGTATGA
- a CDS encoding carbohydrate ABC transporter permease: MSRTSSSRRSLAPYLYVLPAFVVFAVFLGWPFLQTLQYSFYDWDGLSVATWAGVQNYADVVSDPVLRSAFGHALVLMLFYSAVPIVVALVLTGVISRASALRGMSVYRTLLFLPQVIASVVVATIWVSIYSQGGLLNQALRLVGLDSVARVWLGDYALALPAIGFVGTWLNIGLCLVLFLSGVSTIHPSLFEAARLDGAGAVREFVSVTLPLLRGQVAVALTLTVVSALKTFDLVYVTTGGGPGTSTVVPAFEAYNRAFNTGKVGSAAAVAITLTLVILLVTVLINRLSPRETS; the protein is encoded by the coding sequence GTGTCGCGCACCAGCAGCTCGCGGCGCAGCCTGGCGCCGTACCTCTACGTGCTGCCGGCCTTCGTCGTCTTCGCGGTCTTCCTCGGCTGGCCCTTCCTGCAGACGCTGCAGTACTCGTTCTACGACTGGGACGGGCTGTCCGTCGCGACGTGGGCGGGGGTGCAGAACTACGCGGACGTCGTCAGCGACCCCGTGCTGCGCAGCGCCTTCGGTCACGCGCTCGTCCTCATGCTCTTCTACAGCGCGGTGCCGATCGTCGTGGCGCTCGTCCTCACCGGCGTCATCTCGCGGGCCAGCGCGCTGCGCGGCATGTCGGTCTACCGGACGCTGCTCTTCCTGCCGCAGGTCATCGCCTCGGTCGTCGTGGCGACGATCTGGGTCTCGATCTACAGCCAGGGCGGGCTGCTCAACCAGGCGCTGCGGCTCGTCGGGCTCGACTCGGTCGCGCGGGTGTGGCTCGGGGACTACGCGCTCGCGCTGCCGGCGATCGGCTTCGTCGGCACCTGGCTCAACATCGGGCTGTGCCTCGTGCTGTTCCTCTCCGGGGTGAGCACGATCCACCCGTCGCTCTTCGAGGCGGCCCGGCTCGACGGGGCGGGAGCGGTGCGCGAGTTCGTCTCCGTCACCCTCCCGCTGCTGCGAGGGCAGGTGGCGGTGGCGCTCACCCTCACCGTCGTGTCGGCGCTGAAGACCTTCGACCTGGTCTACGTGACGACCGGCGGCGGCCCCGGGACGTCGACGGTCGTGCCGGCGTTCGAGGCCTACAACCGGGCGTTCAACACGGGCAAGGTCGGGTCCGCGGCGGCGGTCGCCATCACCCTCACGCTGGTCATCCTGCTCGTCACCGTACTCATCAACCGGCTCTCGCCGCGCGAGACGTCCTAG
- a CDS encoding carbohydrate ABC transporter permease, with protein MRMSLRERVVDHTILTLFALFAVIPLVGVVVSAVTPSAANDGGFHLPTTIDLGNFGLAWTDGHFGSYMLSSLLVTVGVVVLTTVLAVLAGFAFARLEFAGSTVLFFVLLAGLMLPSEAFIIPLYFNLRSAGLLDTYAALILPQTAQSLAFGIFWMRNTFRVFPQEVIEAARLDGARDLRLLWGVVVPPSLPSVATMAVLVSMWTWNEFLMPLVLITSEDHRTAPLGLAFFKGQHLTDYSLLSAGGIIVALPIVVLYVLLQKRFISGMLGGFADR; from the coding sequence ATGCGGATGTCGTTGCGCGAGAGGGTCGTCGACCACACGATCCTCACCCTGTTCGCCCTCTTCGCGGTCATCCCCCTCGTCGGGGTCGTCGTCTCGGCGGTCACCCCGAGCGCGGCCAACGACGGCGGCTTCCACCTGCCGACGACGATCGACCTCGGCAACTTCGGGCTGGCGTGGACCGACGGGCACTTCGGCAGCTACATGCTGTCCAGCCTGCTCGTCACCGTCGGCGTCGTCGTCCTCACGACCGTGCTCGCCGTCCTGGCCGGCTTCGCGTTCGCCCGGCTGGAGTTCGCCGGGTCGACCGTGCTGTTCTTCGTCCTGCTGGCCGGGCTCATGCTGCCGAGCGAGGCGTTCATCATCCCGCTCTACTTCAACCTGCGCAGCGCCGGTCTGCTCGACACCTACGCGGCGCTCATCCTCCCGCAGACGGCGCAGTCGCTGGCCTTCGGGATCTTCTGGATGCGCAACACCTTCCGGGTCTTCCCGCAGGAGGTCATCGAGGCGGCGCGGCTCGACGGGGCGCGCGACCTGCGGCTGCTGTGGGGCGTCGTCGTCCCCCCGTCGCTGCCGTCGGTCGCCACCATGGCCGTGCTCGTGTCGATGTGGACGTGGAACGAGTTCCTCATGCCGCTGGTCCTCATCACCAGCGAGGACCACCGCACCGCGCCCCTCGGCCTGGCGTTCTTCAAGGGCCAGCACCTCACCGACTACTCGCTGTTGTCGGCCGGCGGCATCATCGTCGCCCTGCCCATCGTCGTCCTCTACGTCCTGCTCCAGAAGCGCTTCATCTCCGGCATGCTCGGCGGTTTCGCGGACCGCTGA
- a CDS encoding DUF4870 domain-containing protein, whose protein sequence is MSPTTGGPAPQDAPYGVPPQDRAPVPPPPGWYPDGSGGLRWWDGRAWSSATAPVRPPDRTWAVLCHLSFFVLPLIAAIALRLTVGRQQDEFTRHHTTEALNAQITWGVVWNVVGFAGFFSSFGMMTHPGPTTEIPWGFLVAWFGCAASFLVMLACGITGAVKASRGEWFRYPLSVRVVRGARRRPRRGQLPR, encoded by the coding sequence GTGAGCCCGACCACCGGGGGACCGGCACCCCAGGACGCGCCGTACGGCGTCCCGCCCCAGGACCGCGCGCCCGTCCCGCCGCCGCCGGGGTGGTACCCGGACGGGAGCGGCGGGCTGCGCTGGTGGGACGGGCGGGCGTGGTCGTCCGCAACGGCGCCGGTGCGTCCACCCGACCGCACCTGGGCGGTCCTGTGCCACCTGTCGTTCTTCGTCCTGCCGCTCATCGCGGCGATCGCGCTCCGGTTGACCGTCGGCCGGCAGCAGGACGAGTTCACCCGCCACCACACCACCGAGGCGCTCAACGCCCAGATCACCTGGGGCGTCGTGTGGAACGTCGTGGGGTTCGCCGGGTTCTTCTCGTCGTTCGGCATGATGACCCACCCCGGACCGACCACCGAGATCCCGTGGGGCTTCCTCGTCGCGTGGTTCGGCTGCGCGGCGAGCTTCCTCGTCATGCTCGCCTGCGGGATCACGGGCGCCGTCAAGGCCTCCCGGGGCGAGTGGTTCCGTTACCCGCTCTCGGTCCGCGTCGTCCGCGGTGCCCGACGCCGACCGCGACGGGGTCAGCTCCCGCGGTAG
- a CDS encoding 6-phospho-beta-glucosidase, producing MKLSILGGGGFRTPYVWQALLRDTGSPRVTEVALYDVDEARLHTMTAILVELADGFPDAPHLTATTSLREAVQGSDFVFAAIREGGLEGRRCDEHVALDLRTLGQETTGPGGLAYAIRTVPVMLDVARTVQELAPTAFVMNFTNPAGIITEAMQTVLGDRVLGICDTPSGLGRRVAGALGLDHTRVQMDYVGLNHLGWMRRVLHDGRDVLPELLADDARLGRMEEGQVFGLDWVRALGAIPNEYLFYYYFNRDAVRSIIDSGTTRGDFLARTQGEFYAKAASYGPGVAAFWKETVERRSASYMAEANGGTQDEPTRDREREQDPAHQGYAGVALGVMAAISRNERQTMILNVRNRGTIAGLPDDAVVEVPTMVDANGVHPLSTEQPTLHQVGLMAQVKQVERHTIAAALTGSKQEAVLAFALHPLVDSVTVAKDLVTGYVDRIPEVAAVLNR from the coding sequence ATGAAGCTCAGCATCCTCGGCGGCGGCGGTTTCCGGACGCCGTACGTCTGGCAGGCGCTCCTGCGCGACACCGGCAGCCCGCGGGTCACCGAGGTCGCGCTCTACGACGTCGACGAGGCGCGGCTGCACACGATGACCGCCATCCTCGTCGAGCTCGCCGACGGCTTCCCCGACGCGCCGCACCTCACGGCGACGACGAGTCTGCGCGAGGCCGTGCAGGGCAGCGACTTCGTCTTCGCCGCCATCCGCGAGGGTGGCCTCGAGGGCCGCCGCTGCGACGAGCACGTCGCCCTCGACCTGCGCACGCTCGGCCAGGAGACGACCGGCCCGGGCGGTCTGGCCTACGCGATCCGCACCGTGCCGGTCATGCTCGACGTCGCGCGCACGGTGCAGGAGCTGGCGCCGACCGCCTTCGTCATGAACTTCACCAACCCGGCCGGCATCATCACCGAGGCCATGCAGACGGTGCTCGGGGACCGGGTGCTCGGCATCTGCGACACCCCGTCGGGCCTCGGTCGCCGCGTCGCCGGCGCGCTCGGGCTCGACCACACCCGCGTCCAGATGGACTACGTCGGCCTCAACCACCTCGGCTGGATGCGCCGGGTCCTGCACGACGGCCGCGACGTCCTGCCCGAGCTGCTCGCCGACGACGCCCGGCTGGGCCGGATGGAGGAGGGCCAGGTCTTCGGCCTCGACTGGGTCCGCGCGCTCGGCGCGATCCCGAACGAGTACCTCTTCTACTACTACTTCAACCGGGACGCGGTGCGCTCGATCATCGACTCCGGCACCACCCGCGGCGACTTCCTGGCCCGGACCCAGGGCGAGTTCTACGCGAAGGCGGCGTCGTACGGACCCGGGGTGGCGGCCTTCTGGAAGGAGACCGTCGAGCGCCGCAGCGCGTCGTACATGGCCGAGGCCAACGGCGGCACCCAGGACGAGCCGACCCGCGACCGCGAGCGCGAGCAGGACCCCGCGCACCAGGGGTACGCCGGCGTCGCGCTCGGCGTCATGGCCGCGATCAGCCGCAACGAGCGGCAGACGATGATCCTCAACGTCCGCAACCGCGGCACCATCGCCGGTCTGCCCGACGACGCCGTCGTCGAAGTGCCGACGATGGTCGACGCCAACGGCGTGCACCCGCTCAGCACGGAGCAGCCGACCCTGCACCAGGTCGGTCTCATGGCCCAGGTCAAGCAGGTCGAGCGGCACACCATCGCCGCCGCCCTCACCGGTTCGAAGCAGGAGGCGGTGCTCGCCTTCGCGCTGCACCCGCTCGTCGACAGCGTCACCGTCGCCAAGGACCTCGTCACGGGGTACGTCGACAGGATCCCCGAGGTCGCCGCCGTCCTCAACCGCTGA
- a CDS encoding extracellular solute-binding protein — protein MTARRTTPLAAGGALAALVAVSLAACAPGPSSPAGGGGSASLAPVSTAVPTDKTTLTVWDQNTDGGISDAQDQLNKAFMQKYPNVTVNRVSRSFSDLKTTLKLALSGDNPPDVVQANQGYPDMGAFVKAGYLRPMSDYAKLYGWDSYYPSSLLKLNSFSADGKTWQGDNLYGVSQTGELVGVYYNAAVLKKAGVNQPPTTIDELTADMAKVKAAGTLPLSYGDVEKSPGIHLYGVVLSALAGAQSVTDLVGGKSGSWTDANPVKAAQTITDWQSKGYITPGANGVSRDAAVTTFGQGGSAFLITGTWYQATLEKAPAASDLRFTALTPSGSSTPVTMGGEGLAWAITSKAKTPDVAAAYIDFITDEAASKVLVQTGNLPTVVPSGDSPKEGTIAGDITTRYQAISKSNGITPYLDYATPTFYDTLTAGMQDLVAGQATPQQFTEKIQADYGEFVKSNG, from the coding sequence ATGACCGCCCGTCGCACCACCCCCCTCGCCGCCGGCGGGGCCCTCGCGGCCCTCGTCGCCGTGTCGCTGGCCGCCTGCGCCCCCGGCCCGTCCAGCCCGGCCGGTGGGGGCGGCAGCGCCAGCCTGGCCCCCGTCTCGACCGCGGTGCCGACCGACAAGACGACGCTGACGGTCTGGGACCAGAACACCGACGGTGGCATCAGCGACGCGCAGGACCAGCTCAACAAGGCCTTCATGCAGAAGTACCCGAACGTGACGGTCAACCGCGTCTCGCGCTCGTTCTCCGACCTCAAGACGACGCTCAAGCTCGCGCTGTCCGGCGACAACCCGCCCGACGTCGTCCAGGCCAACCAGGGCTACCCGGACATGGGCGCCTTCGTCAAGGCCGGCTACCTGCGCCCGATGAGCGACTACGCGAAGCTCTACGGCTGGGACTCGTACTACCCCTCGAGCCTGCTCAAGCTCAACTCCTTCTCCGCCGACGGCAAGACGTGGCAGGGCGACAACCTGTACGGCGTCTCGCAGACCGGCGAGCTCGTCGGCGTCTACTACAACGCCGCCGTGCTCAAGAAGGCCGGCGTCAACCAGCCGCCGACGACCATCGACGAGCTGACCGCCGACATGGCCAAGGTCAAGGCGGCGGGCACGCTGCCGCTCAGCTACGGCGACGTCGAGAAGAGCCCCGGCATCCACCTGTACGGCGTCGTGCTGTCCGCCCTCGCGGGCGCCCAGTCGGTCACCGACCTCGTCGGTGGCAAGTCCGGCTCGTGGACCGACGCGAACCCGGTCAAGGCCGCGCAGACCATCACCGACTGGCAGTCCAAGGGCTACATCACGCCGGGGGCCAACGGGGTCTCGCGCGACGCCGCGGTGACCACGTTCGGCCAGGGCGGGTCCGCCTTCCTCATCACCGGCACCTGGTACCAGGCCACGCTGGAGAAGGCGCCCGCCGCGAGCGACCTGCGGTTCACCGCACTGACGCCGAGCGGGTCCTCGACCCCGGTGACGATGGGCGGCGAGGGGCTGGCCTGGGCGATCACGAGCAAGGCGAAGACGCCGGACGTCGCGGCGGCGTACATCGACTTCATCACCGACGAGGCGGCCAGCAAGGTCCTCGTCCAGACCGGCAACCTGCCGACCGTCGTCCCGTCCGGCGACAGCCCGAAGGAGGGCACGATCGCCGGCGACATCACGACGCGGTACCAGGCGATCTCGAAGTCCAACGGCATCACGCCGTACCTCGACTACGCGACGCCGACCTTCTACGACACCCTCACCGCCGGCATGCAGGACCTCGTCGCCGGGCAGGCCACGCCGCAGCAGTTCACCGAGAAGATCCAGGCCGACTACGGCGAGTTCGTCAAGTCCAACGGGTGA
- a CDS encoding carbohydrate kinase family protein: protein MTDPRTTTAPLLFAGDVYCDLVMAGIDLPQPGTEVYADSFTITPGGVANRAVAAARVGAPTRLLSRLGDDPLGRHVHALLDAETALDTSWLEHVPGHQSPVTVALTGAHDRSFLTYQERLGHLELPEDHGPVAATHVGVGSEVPPWVARLRAEGTTVVGGVGWDPTGEWSSDVLHRLGQVDVLVANDVEAMRYTRTDDPVAAARALTPYVALAVVTRGPAGVVAAGDEAPGGIVEVPAPRVAVVDPTGAGDVFAATFMAAAAYGWDLATRLRFAALCASVSVTGFGGAASAPTLGELPAHAARLAPDDDWSFLPRTAPAPLSA from the coding sequence GTGACCGACCCGCGCACGACCACCGCCCCGCTGCTGTTCGCGGGCGACGTCTACTGCGACCTCGTCATGGCCGGCATCGACCTGCCCCAGCCGGGGACCGAGGTCTACGCCGACTCGTTCACCATCACCCCCGGCGGCGTCGCCAACCGCGCGGTCGCCGCCGCCCGGGTCGGCGCGCCGACCCGGCTGCTCTCCCGCCTCGGTGACGACCCGCTCGGCCGGCACGTGCACGCCCTGCTCGACGCCGAGACCGCCCTCGACACCTCGTGGCTCGAGCACGTGCCCGGCCACCAGAGCCCGGTCACCGTCGCGCTCACCGGCGCCCACGACCGCAGCTTCCTCACCTACCAGGAGCGGCTCGGTCACCTCGAACTGCCAGAAGACCACGGCCCGGTCGCCGCCACCCACGTCGGGGTGGGCAGCGAGGTGCCGCCGTGGGTGGCCCGGCTGCGCGCCGAGGGCACGACCGTCGTCGGCGGCGTGGGCTGGGACCCGACCGGCGAGTGGTCGAGCGACGTGCTGCACCGGCTGGGGCAGGTCGACGTCCTCGTCGCCAACGACGTCGAGGCGATGCGCTACACCCGCACCGACGACCCCGTCGCCGCGGCGCGCGCCCTGACGCCGTACGTCGCCCTCGCCGTCGTCACCCGCGGCCCGGCCGGCGTCGTCGCCGCGGGCGACGAGGCCCCCGGCGGGATCGTCGAGGTGCCCGCCCCACGCGTGGCCGTCGTGGACCCCACCGGCGCCGGCGACGTCTTCGCGGCCACCTTCATGGCCGCGGCCGCGTACGGGTGGGACCTCGCGACGCGGCTGCGGTTCGCCGCCCTGTGCGCCTCGGTGTCCGTCACGGGGTTCGGCGGCGCCGCCAGCGCGCCCACCCTCGGCGAGCTCCCCGCCCACGCCGCCCGGCTCGCCCCCGACGACGACTGGTCGTTCCTGCCCCGCACCGCGCCCGCCCCGCTCTCCGCGTGA
- a CDS encoding xanthine dehydrogenase small subunit, with protein sequence MGVTINGTTCPLDGVPVHRSLLDHVRDQGLTGAKEGCAEGECGACSVMVLRADPAGGTPRWTALNACLVPAVAFDGQEVVTAEGLGTPDALHPVQHEMAVRGGSQCGYCTPGFVCSMAAEYYRPGRPAGGFDEHALSGNLCRCTGYRPILDAARALGEVPADDALAARTARPAPAAPPADLTAADGRFVRPATLDDALRQLADEPDAVVVAGSTDWGVDVNLKGRRVPLLIAVDRLPELRGLLDGDDHLQVGAALTLSELERLLAGRVPLLDALWPQFASRLIRNGATLGGNLGTGSPIGDAPPVLLALEARVVLASTDGEREVPLEDFFTGYRTSVRRLGELICSVRIPLPPAGIVAFHKIAKRRYDDISSVAVAHALRVEDGTVVRARIGLGGVAATPVRARATEAALEGRPWSLGTARAAGQVLSQEGTPIDDQRASAAYRRAMLGTSLERLWHDHDARTDSAVTA encoded by the coding sequence ATGGGCGTGACGATCAACGGCACGACGTGCCCCCTCGACGGGGTGCCGGTGCACCGCTCGCTGCTCGACCACGTCCGCGACCAGGGGCTGACCGGCGCCAAGGAGGGGTGCGCCGAGGGTGAGTGCGGCGCGTGCTCGGTCATGGTGCTGCGCGCCGACCCGGCCGGCGGGACCCCGCGCTGGACCGCGCTCAACGCCTGCCTCGTGCCCGCGGTCGCGTTCGACGGCCAGGAGGTCGTCACCGCCGAGGGGCTCGGTACCCCCGACGCGCTGCACCCGGTCCAGCACGAGATGGCGGTCCGCGGCGGCTCGCAGTGCGGCTACTGCACGCCCGGGTTCGTCTGCAGCATGGCTGCCGAGTACTACCGGCCCGGCCGCCCGGCCGGCGGGTTCGACGAGCACGCCCTGTCGGGAAACCTGTGCCGCTGCACCGGCTACCGCCCCATCCTCGACGCCGCCCGCGCGCTCGGCGAGGTGCCGGCGGACGACGCCCTGGCCGCGCGGACGGCGCGGCCCGCCCCGGCCGCTCCGCCCGCCGACCTCACCGCCGCCGACGGCCGGTTCGTCCGGCCCGCCACGCTCGACGACGCGCTACGGCAGCTCGCCGACGAGCCCGACGCGGTCGTCGTCGCCGGCTCGACCGACTGGGGCGTCGACGTCAACCTCAAGGGCCGCCGCGTGCCGCTGCTGATCGCCGTCGACCGGCTCCCCGAGCTGCGCGGGCTGCTCGACGGTGACGACCACCTCCAGGTGGGTGCCGCGCTCACCCTCTCCGAGCTCGAGCGCCTGCTCGCCGGCCGGGTCCCGCTCCTCGACGCCCTGTGGCCGCAGTTCGCCTCGCGGCTCATCCGCAACGGCGCCACGCTCGGCGGCAACCTCGGCACCGGCTCGCCCATCGGCGACGCCCCGCCGGTCCTGCTCGCCCTCGAGGCGCGCGTCGTCCTCGCCTCCACCGACGGCGAGCGCGAGGTGCCGCTCGAGGACTTCTTCACCGGCTACCGCACGTCCGTACGACGCCTCGGCGAGCTCATCTGCTCCGTCCGGATCCCGTTGCCACCGGCGGGGATCGTCGCCTTCCACAAGATCGCCAAGCGCCGGTACGACGACATCTCGTCCGTCGCGGTCGCTCACGCCCTTCGCGTCGAGGACGGCACCGTCGTCCGCGCCCGGATCGGTCTCGGCGGGGTCGCCGCGACCCCGGTGCGGGCCCGCGCCACCGAGGCCGCCCTCGAGGGGCGGCCGTGGTCGCTCGGCACCGCGCGTGCCGCCGGCCAGGTGCTGTCCCAGGAAGGCACCCCGATCGACGACCAGCGCGCCAGCGCCGCCTACCGGCGCGCCATGCTCGGCACCTCGCTCGAGCGGCTCTGGCACGACCACGACGCGCGCACCGACTCGGCGGTGACGGCGTGA